The Pelagibius sp. CAU 1746 genomic sequence CGCGCCGTGCAGGACCTCGGCGGTCCAGGGCTCCGCGGGCAGGCCGCCTTGCTGCAGCATGGCGTCATAGGCGGCTTCGGCGATCCAGGGGGAATGCTCGAAGACGCCGCCGAAGCGGGAGACGAAGGAGGCCCGGTTCAAAACGAAATCCCTTAAGGCTTGTGGGTCGCGTGCCAGTGGCGGGCGATGTCGATGCGCCGCGCCGCCCAGACGGCGTCGTGCGACTTCACGTAGTCGAGGAAGCGGGCCAGGGCCGCGGCGCGCCCCGGCCGTCCGGCAAGGCGGCAATGCAGGCCGACCGACATCATCTTCGGCGCGCCCGCCTGACCTTCGGCATACAGCACGTCGAAGGTGTCCTTCAGGTAGGTGAAGAACTGGTCGCCGGAGTTGAAGCCCTGGGGCGTGGCGAAGCGCATGTCGTTGGCGTCCAGGGTGTAGGGTACGATGAGGTGCGGCCCTTTCGGCCCCTCAATCCAGTAGGGCAGGTCGTCGGCATAGGAATCGGCGGAATAGAGGAAGCCGCCTTCCTCCATCACCAGGTCGAGGCTGTGAACCGAGGTGCGTCCGGTGTACCAGCCCAGGGGCCGCTGGCCGGTCACTTGCGTATGGATGCGGATCGCCTCGTCCAGGTGGGCGCGCTCCTCTTCCTTGGTGAAGTCCTTGTATTCGATCCATTTCAGGCCGTGGGAGGCAATTTCCCAGCCTGCCTGCTGCATGGCGGCGACGGCGGCGGGGTTGCGCTGCAGCGCCGTGGCGACGCCGTAGACCGTGACCGGCACGCCGGCGGCGGTGAAGAGACGGTGCAGCCGCCAGAATCCGGCGCGGCTGCCGTACTCATAGATGGATTCCATGTTCATGTGGCGCTGGCCCGGCCAGGGCTGGGCACCGACGATTTCCGAGAGGAAGGCCTCGGAGGCGGCATCGCCGTGCAGGATGCTGTTCTCGCCGCCCTCTTCGTAATTGATGACGAATTGCACTGCGATGCGGGCGCCGCCGGGCCAGGCCGGGTCGGGAGGTGTCGCGCCGTAGCCGGTGAGGTCGCGCGGATAGTCGCCGGTCATCGTCTTCTTGCCTTCCCCTGGCGGGCCGCCGTTCGCCACAGGGCCTCTGACCATAATAGTCCGGGCGAACGGGGCTGAATTTGCATGTTTTTTTTGAAACTGCTTCCGGAGGGAGTAGTCTTCAAATTCCCGTCGCAACCCTTGAGACTTACCTGACTCAGAAGGTCAGCGACAAGAACCAAGGCCCCCCTTTCTTGGATGGGGGCTTGGCCGCAAAGTGCTGAAACGGGCCAAAAACCGCGACAAGCTGGCCGGGGAGGGGAATCGACATGAGCGGAAAACTGACGACGCACGTGCTGGACACTGCCGGCGGCCGGCCGGCTGCCGGGGTGCGAATCGAGGTTTTCCGCCTGGCCGGCGGCACCCGCGAGCCCCTGTGCGAGGTCGAGACCAATGCCGATGGCCGCTGCGACGGCCCACTTCTGCACGGCGCCGATTTCACCGCCGGAACCTACGAGCTGGTCTTTCACGCCGGCGATTATTTCCGCGCGGCCGGGACCCCGCTGCCTTCACCAGCCTTCCTGGAAGCGGTGCCGGTCCGCTTCGGCATCGCCGAGCCCGGTCAGCACTACCATGTTCCGCTGCTGATCTCGCCCTACGGCTACTCGACCTACCGGGGCAGCTGACATCATGCGCGGCGAAATCCGATTTCTGCTGGATGACGCGCCGCGCCGCCTGACGCAGTTCGATCCCACCATGACCGTACTGGACTACCTGCGCCAGGCCGAGCACCTGACCGGCACCAAGGAAGGTTGCAACGAGGGCGACTGCGGGGCCTGCACCGTGGTAGTGGCAAAGCCGGAGAAGGGCCGCCTGCGCTACCAGGCCGTCAACGCCTGCATCCAGTTTCTCGGCACCCTGGATGGCTGCCAGCTCATCACCGTGGAGCATCTGGCAAAGCAAGGCAGACTGCATCCCGTGCAGCAGGCCATGCTCGATCTTCATGGCTCTCAGTGCGGGTTCTGCACGCCGGGCTTCGTCATGTCGCTCTTCGCCATGACCCGCGACCACGAAGCCGCGCCCGACGAGGCCGCCATCGACGACGTGCTGGCCGGCAACCTCTGCCGCTGCACCGGCTACGCGCCTATCGCCCGCGCCGCCCAAGCTGTCTACGGGATGGGGCCGCGCGACGACAGCTTTACCGCGGACGAAGCGGTAACGCTGGAGAAACTGGCGGCGCTGCGCGACGAGGAGACCGTCGCCCTCGATGACGGAGGCGGCCGGCGTTTCTTCGCCCCGGCGGCGCTCGACGATCTGGCGGCGCTCTACGAGCAGAACCCCGAGGCGACCTTGAGCGCCGGGTCCACCGACGTCGGCCTCTGGGTCACCAAGCAGATGCAGCGTCCGGCGACGCTGATTTACACGGGTCGCGTGGCCGAGCTGGCGCGGATCGAGGAGACGGCGGAGGTTCTCGAGATCGGCGCCGGGGTCACCTACAGCGACGCGCTGGACGTCTTGGCCAAACACTACCCGGACATGGGCGAGGTGATCCGGCGCATCGGCTCGGTGCAGATCCGCAATACCGGGACAATCGGCGGCAACATCGCCAACGGCTCGCCCATCGGCGACACGCCGCCGCTGCTCATCGCCGCCGGGGCCACTCTGCACCTGCGCAAAGGCGCAGCGGAGCGGTCGCTGCCGCTGGAAGATTTCTTCCTCGATTATGGAAAGCAGGATCGCGCAGCCGGCGAGCTGGTGACGGGCGTTACCTTGCCGCTGCGCAAGGCCGGCGAGATATTCCGCGCCTACAAGGTGTCCAAGCGCTTCGATCAGGACATTACGGCGGTGCTGGGGGCGTGCTGCCTGCGCGTCGAGGACGGTGTGGTGTCCACGGCGCGGATCGCCTACGGCGGCATGGCGGCGACGCCCCGGCGCGCCGCTGGGGCCGAGGCGGCGCTGCTGGGCCAATCCTGGAACGAGGCGTCCGTGGCGCGCGCCATGGCGGCCCTGGAGAACGACTTCCAACCGCTCACCGATTGGCGCGCCAGCGCGGCCTACCGCATGAAGGTGGCGCGGAACCTGCTGCGCCGCTGCTTGATCGAAACCACGCAACCGGACAGCGCCACCCGCCTCGCGGGCCCGGCGCTGGAATCGCTGGAGAAGGGCGCCTACTGACGCGCAAGACGCCGGCGGCAACAAGGGCGCAAAGCCACGCCGAACGAAAAGAGGGGGAATTTCCATATGACGACGCAAGCGCGCGGCGCTGACACCAACCTGCGGCCCGACCTGTTGCGGGATCCGAACTACATGCCGCCGCTGGCCATCGCGGTGCCGCTGGGGATACAGCATGTCCTGGCCATGTTCGTGTCGAACGTGACGCCGGCTTTCATCATCGCCGGGGCCGCCGGGCTGGCCGGTGCCGACCTGGTCTATCTCGTCCAGATGGCCATGGTGTTCTCGGGCATCGCGACGCTGATGCAGACCGTCGGCCTCGGGCCTGTCGGCGCGCGGCTGCCGGTGGTGCAGGGCACCTCCTTCGCCTTCATTCCCGTCATGATCCCGATCGTGAAGGGCGCCGGGCTGGGTGCCCTCTTTGGCGGCGTCGTCCTGGGGGGTATCTTCCACTTCCTGCTGGGCACGGTCATCGGCAAGATCCGCAATCTGCTGCCGCCGCTGGTCACCGGCCTGGTGGTCATGTCCATCGGCCTGGCGCTGATCCCCGTCGGTATCCAGTACGCCGCCGGTGGGGTGCCGCTGATGGGCAAGCCGGAGTTCGGCAGCTTCATCCACTGGTTCCTCGCACTGGTGGTGATCTTCGTCACCCTCGGGATAAAGTTCTTCTTCAAAGGCTTCGTCAGCGCCGCGGCGGTGTTGATCGGCATTCTCGCGGGCTACCTCGTCGCCGGCGTCATGGGACTGGTCGACTTCGGCCGCGTCGGCAGCGCGGCGTGGTTTGCGCTGCCCTCGCCGCTACGTTTCGGCTTCGAGATCAACGCCGCGGCGGTGATCGGCATGTGCCTCATGGCGGTGGTCTCGGCCATCGAGACGGTCGGCGACATCTCCGGCATCACCAAGGGCGGCGCCGACCGCGAGGCCGCCGACAAGGAGATCGCCGGCGGCACCATGGCCGACGGCCTGGGCACGGCCGTGGCCGGCCTCTTCGGCGCCTTTCCGAACACCTCTTTCAGCCAGAACGTCGGCCTGGTCGCCATCACCGGCGTGATGAGCCGCCATGTGGTCACCATCGGCGCAGTCTTCCTCATCGTCGCGGGTCTTGTGCCCAAAGTGGGCGCGGTCATCGCGGCGATGCCGATCGCGGTGCTGGGCGGCGGCGTCATCGTCATGTTCGGCATGGTGGTGTCCGCAGGCCTCAACATGCTCTCCGAAGTCACCTTCAACCGGCGCAACATGGTGATTATCGCCATGTCTCTCTCGGTCGGCCTGGGCCTGCAGGCAGTGCCCCAGGCCATCCAGCATCTGCCGGACACCGCACAATTGTTGTTGAAGACTGGCTTGTTGCCGGTGGCGTTCCTTGCGATTTTGCTTAATGTGGTCATCCCCGAGGAGCGGGACCACGAAGAAGCGGGGTATTAACCCGCTCGAACACAGGGAGAGGTTTCTTGGCTGGAACCGGGGCCGAGGTGAAAACCGATGCGATCAGGGGCGGCGTGCAGACGCCGCAGCGCCACGACAGCGGCCACAAGCACGTGGCCGGCGCGGCCGCCTATGCCGACGACCTGGTCGAGCCGCAGGGGCTGCTGCACGTCTGCCTCGGCCTCTCCGAGCATGCTCACGCCCGCCTGAAGAAGGTCGATCTGGACCCGGTGCGCCGGGCCGAGGGCGTGCACCTGGTGCTGACCGCCGCGGACATTCCCGGTGTCAACGACATCAGCCCGACCCATCTGCACGACGAGCCGATCCTGGCCGGGGGCGAAGTTCACTACGCCGGCCAGCCGATCTTCGCGGTGGCGGCGGAGACCCGCGAGCAGGCGCGCTTCGCTGCCCGCCTCGCCGCGATCGATTACGAGGTCTTGCCGGCGGCACTCAGCTACGCGGAGGCGCGGGCGGCGGGCCGGCTGGTGACCGAGCCCATGACGCTGGCGCGCGGCGACGCCCGGGCGGCGCTGGCCCAGGCGCCGCGGCGTCTCGCCGGGCAGATGAACCTCGGCGGGCAGGAGCACTTCTACCTGGAAAGCCAGATCGCACTGGCCTACCCCGGCGAGGACGACGAGGTGACGGTGATCTGCTCCACCCAGCACCCGACCGAGATCCAGTCCATGGTGGCCGGGGCGCTGGGCGTGCCGGCCAACGCGGTGACGACGCAGGTGCGGCGCATGGGCGGCGCCTTCGGCGGAAAGGAGACGCAGGGCAACCTCTTCGCCGCGGTGGCCGCCCTGGTCGCCAAGAAGTCGGGCCGTGCCGCCAAGCTGCGCCCGGACCGCGACGACGACATGATCATCACCGGCAAGCGCCACGACTTCCTCATCGACTACGAGGTCGGCTTCGACGACGAGGGCCGCATCCTCGCCGTCGACATGAACTATGCGGCGCGCTGCGGCTGGTCGGCCGACCTCTCCGGCCCGGTCACCGACCGCACCCTGTTCCACGCCGACAACTGCTACTACTTCCCGGATGTAAAGCTGACCTCGGAGCCCTTGCGGACCAACACCTGCTCCCACACCGCCTTCCGCGGCTTCGGCGGACCGCAGGGCATGGTCGGCGGCGAGCGTGTGATCGAGGAGATCGCCTTCGCCCTGGGTAAGGACCCGCTGGAGATCCGCAAACTGAACCTCTACGGGCCGGGGCGCGACATCACGCCCTACCATCAGCAGGTTGAGGACAACATCGCGCCGGAAATCATCGCCAAGCTGGAGGTCGACTGCGACTACCAGCGCCGCCGTGAGGAGATCCGCACCTTCAACAGAACTTCGCCGGTCATCAAGCGCGGCATCGCGCTGACTCCGGTGAAGTTCGGTATCTCCTTCACGCTGACCGCTTACAACCAGGCCGGCGCCCTGGTGCACATCTACCGCGACGGCTCGGTGCACCTGAACCACGGCGGCACGGAGATGGGGCAGGGGCTCTACACCAAGGTGGCCCAGGTCGTGGCCGAGGCCTTCCAGATCGACATCGACAAGGTGAAGATCACCGCCACCTCCACCGGCAAGGTGCCCAACACCTCCGCCACCGCCGCCTCTTCCGGCTCCGACATCAACGGCATGGCCGCGCTCAACGCCTGCAACGCCATCAAGGCGCGCCTCGTCGACTTCGCGGCGGAGAACTGGGAGGTGCCGAAGGAGCAGGTCGAATTCCTGCCGGGCCGCGTGCGCGTCGGCAACCAGGAGATCGACTTCCCCGGCTTTGTGAACGCCGCCTACATGGCCCGCGTCTCGCTGTCCTCCACGGGCTTCTACAAGACGCCGAAGATTCATTGGGACCGCGCGGCGGGCAGGGGGCGGCCTTTCTATTATTTCTCCTATGGCGCGGCGGCCTCGGAAGTGGCGGTCGACACGCTGACCGGCGAGTACCGGGTGATCCGCGCCGACATCCTGCACGACGTTGGCGAGTCCCTGAACCCGGCCCTCGACATCGGTCAGATCGAGGGCGGCTTCGTGCAGGGCATGGGCTGGCTCACCATGGAGGAGTTGTGGTGGGACGATAAGGGGCACCTGCGCACCCACGCACCCTCCACCTACAAGATCCCGGCCTGCGGCGACCGTCCGCGTATCTTCAATGTCGATCTGGTGCAGGACAGCCCCAACCGGGAAGAGACCATCTTCCGCTCCAAGGCGGTGGGTGAGCCGCCGCTGATGCTGGCGATTTCGGTGCTGCAGGCGCTGTCCGACGCCGTCGCCTCGGTCGCGGATTACCGCCTCTGCCCGCGCCTCGATGCCCCGGCGACGCCGGAGCGGGTGCTCATGACCGTCGAGCGCCTGCGGAAGGAAGCCGCCGCGCTGGAAGGAAAGCTGGCATGAGCGCAGCGCGTCTCGAGGTCAAGGGCGTCAGCAAGCGCTTTCCCGGCGTGCTGGCCAACGACAAGGTCGATTTCGCCGTAGCGCCGGGGGAGATCCACGCGCTGCTGGGGGAGAACGGCGCCGGCAAGTCGACCCTGGTGAAGATCATCTACGGCGTGCTGCACCCTGACGAAGGCAGCCTGGCGTGGGACGGCGCGGAGGTCTCCGTCGCCGACCCCCATGCCGCCCGCGCGCTGGGTATCGGCATGGTGTTCCAGCACTTCTCCCTTTTCGAGGCCATGACGGTGCTGGAGAACGTGGCCCTGGGCATGGACAAGCCGGGCGACATGACGGTCCTGGCGCGGCGGGTGCGCGAGGTCAGCCAGGCCTACGGCTTGCCGCTCGACCCCGACCGCGACGTCTACACGCTGTCGGTGGGCGAGCGCCAGCGCATCGAGATCGTGCGCTGCCTGCTGCAGGGCCCCAAGCTGCTGATCATGGACGAACCCACCTCGGTGCTGACGCCGCAGGAGGTGGACCGCCTCTTCGAGACCCTGCGCCAGCTCGCGTCCGAGGGCGTGTCGATCCTCTACATTTCCCACAAGCTGCAGGAGATCAAGGCGCTCTGCGACCGCGCCACCATCCTGCGCGGCGGCCGGGTGGTGGCCGCTTGCGATCCCAAGGCGGAGACCGCCAAGTCCATGGCGCAGATGATGATCGGCGCCGACCTGAAGACCGTGACCCGGCGCAGCGGCGGTGATTTGGGCGAGGCGCGCCTTGTCGTGGAGGGCCTCAGCCTGGCATCCGAGGAGGTGCACGGCACCGACTTGAAGAACATTTCCTTTGCCGTGCGGGCGGGGGAAGTCTTCGGCATCGCCGGGGTGGCCGGCAACGGGCAGAACGAACTGCTGGCGGCGCTGTCCGGCGAACGCCTGGCCGACCACGCGACGGTGCTGCGCATCGACGGCCAGCCGATGGGCCGCCGCGATGCGGGCGCGCGGCGCCGTCAGGGCCTCTGCGCGGTGCCGGAGGAGCGCAACGGCCATGCCGCGGTGCCCGGCATGTCGCTGGTGGAGAACGCCGTCTTGAGCGGTCATCACCGCATGGGGCTGGTCTCCTCGCTCTTCATCCGCGCCGGGGCGGCGGGACGCTTCGCCGGCGAGATCGTCAAGGCCTTCGACGTGCGCACGCCGGGCACCGGCGCGGCGGCGGGCAGTCTTTCCGGCGGCAACCTGCAGAAGTTCATCGTCGGGCGGGAGATCCTGCAGAACCCGACGGTCCTGGTGGTCTCCCAGCCGACCTGGGGCGTCGACGCCGGGGCGGCGGCCACCATCCACCAGGCGCTGGCCGACTTGGCCGCGGAAGGCGTCGCCGTGGTGGTGATCTCCCAGGACCTGGACGAATTGCTGGCCATCACCGACCGCCTGGCGGTCATCAACGTCGGCGTGCTATCCAGCGCCATGGTGACCAAGGAGGCCTCGGTGGAGGAAATCGGTCTGCTGATGGGCGGTGTGCACGGCCTGGACGGCAGCGGCAGCGAGGGAAGCGTGGGAGAGGAAGGGGTTCATGTCGCCTAAGGCGCAGCTCAAAGCTCCCTGGCTGAAGATCGAGCCGCGGCGCGAGGTTTCGCGCGGCCTGCTTTATGCGACACCGCCGCTGGCCGTGGCGTTCACCGTCCTCACCGGATTTTTCCTCTTTCTCGCCATGGGCTACGACCCCTTCCTGTCGCTCTATCACTTCTTCGTCTCGCCGCTGCTCAGCCTCTACGGCTGGAGCGAGCTTTTCGTGAAGGGAGCGCCGCTGATCATGATCGGCGTCGGCCTGGCCGTCGGCTTCCGCGCCAATGTCTGGAACATCGGCGCCGAGGGCCAACTCACCATGGGTGCGGTGGCCGGCGGCGCGGTGGCCCTGGCCTTCTGGGGCGAGGAAACGGCGCTGACCCTGCCGCTCATGTGCCTGGCCGGCATCGCCGGCGGCATGGCCTATGGGGCCATTCCGGCCTTTCTGAAGACCCGCTTCGGGGTCAACGAGATCCTGACCTCGCTCATGCTGACCTACGTGGCGACCCTGTTCCTCTCGACCCTGGTCTACGGGCCTCTCAAGGACCCCCTGGGCTTCAACTTCCCGCAATCGCGCCTGTTCGGCGACGCGGCCCTGCTGCCGATCCTGCTGGGGGGCACGCGCCTGCACCTGGGCACCGTCATCGCGCTGGCCATTGCCGTGGCCGGCTGGGTGCTGATGACCTTCACCATCGTCGGCTTCCAGGTGCGCGTGCTGGGCCAGGCGCCCCAGGCGGCGCGCTTCGCCGGCTTCAGCGGTCCGCGCCTGGTGTGGTTCTGCCTGCTGCTGAGCGGCGGGCTGGCGGGCCTGGCCGGCCTTTTCGAAGCCGCCGGGCCAATCGGCCAGCTCGTCCCGCAGATCTCCCCCGGCTACGGCTTCACCGCCATCATCGTTGCCTTCCTGGGGCGCTTGCATCCCCTGGGCATCATCCTTTCAGGCCTGCTGATGGCGCTCAGCTACATCGGCGGGGAGACGGCACAGGTGGAGGTCGGCCTGCCCCAGGCCGTGACCGGCGTGTTCCAGGGGCTGCTGCTGTTCTTCCTGCTGGCCTCCGACTTCCTGGTGCGCTACCGCCTGCGCCTGCGCGGCGCTGCGGCTGCAGCCCAGCCGCAAGCGGCGGAGTAGCGCCGCATGGAGCGCCTGCGATGACCTTCGATGCGGTCTCCCTCATCCTCCTGACCGTGATCAGCGCCGCCAC encodes the following:
- a CDS encoding ABC transporter ATP-binding protein, coding for MSAARLEVKGVSKRFPGVLANDKVDFAVAPGEIHALLGENGAGKSTLVKIIYGVLHPDEGSLAWDGAEVSVADPHAARALGIGMVFQHFSLFEAMTVLENVALGMDKPGDMTVLARRVREVSQAYGLPLDPDRDVYTLSVGERQRIEIVRCLLQGPKLLIMDEPTSVLTPQEVDRLFETLRQLASEGVSILYISHKLQEIKALCDRATILRGGRVVAACDPKAETAKSMAQMMIGADLKTVTRRSGGDLGEARLVVEGLSLASEEVHGTDLKNISFAVRAGEVFGIAGVAGNGQNELLAALSGERLADHATVLRIDGQPMGRRDAGARRRQGLCAVPEERNGHAAVPGMSLVENAVLSGHHRMGLVSSLFIRAGAAGRFAGEIVKAFDVRTPGTGAAAGSLSGGNLQKFIVGREILQNPTVLVVSQPTWGVDAGAAATIHQALADLAAEGVAVVVISQDLDELLAITDRLAVINVGVLSSAMVTKEASVEEIGLLMGGVHGLDGSGSEGSVGEEGVHVA
- the puuE gene encoding allantoinase PuuE, which codes for MTGDYPRDLTGYGATPPDPAWPGGARIAVQFVINYEEGGENSILHGDAASEAFLSEIVGAQPWPGQRHMNMESIYEYGSRAGFWRLHRLFTAAGVPVTVYGVATALQRNPAAVAAMQQAGWEIASHGLKWIEYKDFTKEEERAHLDEAIRIHTQVTGQRPLGWYTGRTSVHSLDLVMEEGGFLYSADSYADDLPYWIEGPKGPHLIVPYTLDANDMRFATPQGFNSGDQFFTYLKDTFDVLYAEGQAGAPKMMSVGLHCRLAGRPGRAAALARFLDYVKSHDAVWAARRIDIARHWHATHKP
- a CDS encoding ABC transporter permease, whose protein sequence is MSPKAQLKAPWLKIEPRREVSRGLLYATPPLAVAFTVLTGFFLFLAMGYDPFLSLYHFFVSPLLSLYGWSELFVKGAPLIMIGVGLAVGFRANVWNIGAEGQLTMGAVAGGAVALAFWGEETALTLPLMCLAGIAGGMAYGAIPAFLKTRFGVNEILTSLMLTYVATLFLSTLVYGPLKDPLGFNFPQSRLFGDAALLPILLGGTRLHLGTVIALAIAVAGWVLMTFTIVGFQVRVLGQAPQAARFAGFSGPRLVWFCLLLSGGLAGLAGLFEAAGPIGQLVPQISPGYGFTAIIVAFLGRLHPLGIILSGLLMALSYIGGETAQVEVGLPQAVTGVFQGLLLFFLLASDFLVRYRLRLRGAAAAAQPQAAE
- the xdhA gene encoding xanthine dehydrogenase small subunit codes for the protein MRGEIRFLLDDAPRRLTQFDPTMTVLDYLRQAEHLTGTKEGCNEGDCGACTVVVAKPEKGRLRYQAVNACIQFLGTLDGCQLITVEHLAKQGRLHPVQQAMLDLHGSQCGFCTPGFVMSLFAMTRDHEAAPDEAAIDDVLAGNLCRCTGYAPIARAAQAVYGMGPRDDSFTADEAVTLEKLAALRDEETVALDDGGGRRFFAPAALDDLAALYEQNPEATLSAGSTDVGLWVTKQMQRPATLIYTGRVAELARIEETAEVLEIGAGVTYSDALDVLAKHYPDMGEVIRRIGSVQIRNTGTIGGNIANGSPIGDTPPLLIAAGATLHLRKGAAERSLPLEDFFLDYGKQDRAAGELVTGVTLPLRKAGEIFRAYKVSKRFDQDITAVLGACCLRVEDGVVSTARIAYGGMAATPRRAAGAEAALLGQSWNEASVARAMAALENDFQPLTDWRASAAYRMKVARNLLRRCLIETTQPDSATRLAGPALESLEKGAY
- the uraH gene encoding hydroxyisourate hydrolase, which codes for MSGKLTTHVLDTAGGRPAAGVRIEVFRLAGGTREPLCEVETNADGRCDGPLLHGADFTAGTYELVFHAGDYFRAAGTPLPSPAFLEAVPVRFGIAEPGQHYHVPLLISPYGYSTYRGS
- a CDS encoding nucleobase:cation symporter-2 family protein, whose product is MTTQARGADTNLRPDLLRDPNYMPPLAIAVPLGIQHVLAMFVSNVTPAFIIAGAAGLAGADLVYLVQMAMVFSGIATLMQTVGLGPVGARLPVVQGTSFAFIPVMIPIVKGAGLGALFGGVVLGGIFHFLLGTVIGKIRNLLPPLVTGLVVMSIGLALIPVGIQYAAGGVPLMGKPEFGSFIHWFLALVVIFVTLGIKFFFKGFVSAAAVLIGILAGYLVAGVMGLVDFGRVGSAAWFALPSPLRFGFEINAAAVIGMCLMAVVSAIETVGDISGITKGGADREAADKEIAGGTMADGLGTAVAGLFGAFPNTSFSQNVGLVAITGVMSRHVVTIGAVFLIVAGLVPKVGAVIAAMPIAVLGGGVIVMFGMVVSAGLNMLSEVTFNRRNMVIIAMSLSVGLGLQAVPQAIQHLPDTAQLLLKTGLLPVAFLAILLNVVIPEERDHEEAGY
- the xdhB gene encoding xanthine dehydrogenase molybdopterin binding subunit — protein: MKTDAIRGGVQTPQRHDSGHKHVAGAAAYADDLVEPQGLLHVCLGLSEHAHARLKKVDLDPVRRAEGVHLVLTAADIPGVNDISPTHLHDEPILAGGEVHYAGQPIFAVAAETREQARFAARLAAIDYEVLPAALSYAEARAAGRLVTEPMTLARGDARAALAQAPRRLAGQMNLGGQEHFYLESQIALAYPGEDDEVTVICSTQHPTEIQSMVAGALGVPANAVTTQVRRMGGAFGGKETQGNLFAAVAALVAKKSGRAAKLRPDRDDDMIITGKRHDFLIDYEVGFDDEGRILAVDMNYAARCGWSADLSGPVTDRTLFHADNCYYFPDVKLTSEPLRTNTCSHTAFRGFGGPQGMVGGERVIEEIAFALGKDPLEIRKLNLYGPGRDITPYHQQVEDNIAPEIIAKLEVDCDYQRRREEIRTFNRTSPVIKRGIALTPVKFGISFTLTAYNQAGALVHIYRDGSVHLNHGGTEMGQGLYTKVAQVVAEAFQIDIDKVKITATSTGKVPNTSATAASSGSDINGMAALNACNAIKARLVDFAAENWEVPKEQVEFLPGRVRVGNQEIDFPGFVNAAYMARVSLSSTGFYKTPKIHWDRAAGRGRPFYYFSYGAAASEVAVDTLTGEYRVIRADILHDVGESLNPALDIGQIEGGFVQGMGWLTMEELWWDDKGHLRTHAPSTYKIPACGDRPRIFNVDLVQDSPNREETIFRSKAVGEPPLMLAISVLQALSDAVASVADYRLCPRLDAPATPERVLMTVERLRKEAAALEGKLA